One genomic segment of Pedobacter endophyticus includes these proteins:
- a CDS encoding aldo/keto reductase, which produces MRNITKIQLGQNGPLVSELGLGCMRMSSIWGGPTPDEAESIATINEALDHGINFLNTGDFYGAGHNEMLIGKAIKGRRDDAFISVKFGAIFHNGQWIGLDLRPMAIKNFVNYSLTRLGIETIDLYQPSRMDGSVPIEDIIGTVADLVKEGKVRTIGVSEITGDQLRKANSVHPISALEIGYSLADRQIENDVLPVAQELGIGVIAFANTAEGLLSGDMKAPLTENDYRNHFSRFQDENLISNLEKVAVLKQIADNKGYTPTQVAIGWVKAQGNHIMPLVSMSRRSRLAENIAAMDIVFTPEEMNTLNTTFAVGAIVGSTYLQR; this is translated from the coding sequence ATGAGAAACATCACAAAAATTCAATTGGGTCAAAATGGTCCATTGGTATCAGAACTTGGTTTAGGCTGCATGCGCATGTCGTCCATCTGGGGCGGGCCAACGCCTGACGAAGCAGAAAGTATTGCCACAATTAACGAGGCGCTTGATCATGGAATTAACTTCCTTAACACCGGAGATTTTTATGGCGCCGGCCATAATGAAATGTTAATTGGCAAGGCGATAAAGGGGAGGCGAGATGATGCTTTCATCAGCGTTAAATTCGGTGCCATTTTTCATAATGGGCAATGGATCGGATTGGATCTGCGTCCCATGGCCATCAAAAACTTCGTAAACTATTCGCTTACACGTTTGGGCATCGAAACCATCGACCTTTACCAACCTAGCCGAATGGATGGCAGCGTGCCTATAGAAGACATTATCGGAACGGTGGCCGACCTGGTTAAAGAAGGTAAAGTGCGTACAATTGGCGTTTCGGAAATTACAGGCGATCAACTCCGCAAGGCCAATAGTGTGCATCCTATCAGTGCGCTCGAGATCGGTTATTCGCTTGCCGATCGGCAGATCGAAAACGACGTGTTGCCCGTTGCACAAGAGCTCGGCATCGGCGTAATTGCTTTTGCCAACACTGCCGAGGGCTTATTGAGTGGCGATATGAAGGCGCCATTAACAGAAAACGACTACCGCAACCATTTCTCTCGTTTTCAGGACGAAAACTTAATCAGCAATTTAGAAAAAGTAGCTGTTTTAAAGCAAATAGCCGATAATAAAGGGTACACGCCTACCCAGGTGGCCATCGGTTGGGTAAAAGCCCAGGGCAACCACATTATGCCTTTGGTGAGTATGAGCCGCAGGTCGCGTTTGGCCGAAAACATTGCTGCGATGGACATTGTATTTACGCCTGAAGAAATGAACACATTAAACACTACTTTTGCAGTAGGCGCTATAGTTGGTAGCACTTACTTACAACGTTAA
- a CDS encoding cytochrome b5 domain-containing protein, which produces MDLPIYTKQQLALRNGQDKPQIWVAYKGLIYDMTDSRLWRNGKHYEHWAGQDLTDELPDAPHTEAVFEKFTAIAVLGSANLNP; this is translated from the coding sequence ATGGATCTACCGATTTATACGAAACAACAGCTTGCACTCAGAAACGGACAAGACAAACCGCAGATTTGGGTGGCTTACAAGGGGCTTATTTATGATATGACGGACAGCCGTTTGTGGCGAAATGGAAAGCATTATGAGCATTGGGCAGGGCAGGATTTAACGGACGAATTGCCTGATGCGCCGCATACTGAGGCGGTTTTTGAGAAATTTACCGCAATTGCAGTATTGGGTTCGGCGAATTTAAATCCGTAG
- a CDS encoding nucleotidyl transferase AbiEii/AbiGii toxin family protein, which translates to MIKQWLEDYHPANKEEAKDALREIMQEIALAGLNRAGFFEKAAFYGGTALRIFYGLDRFSEYLDFSLLAVDLDFSLGKYQDAIINEFAALGMHVSIFEKQKTVNSSINSAFLKSETIWKELVLESVIPQNGLKEVANIKIKIEVDKKPPLGFSTEEKLLLKPFSFYVKCLSLPDLFAGKMHALLFGKWGTNVKGRDWYDLEWYIRKGYFLNLEHFLLRAIDSGDWKKDTIDEAEFRKLLSEKIDSVKMEFVKADFSRFIKDQKLIEIWSPKYFHDLTTKLKIGTSNKG; encoded by the coding sequence ATGATAAAGCAATGGCTCGAAGATTATCATCCTGCAAACAAGGAGGAAGCTAAAGATGCGTTGAGGGAAATTATGCAGGAGATTGCGCTGGCCGGACTTAACCGAGCTGGTTTTTTTGAAAAGGCAGCATTTTATGGCGGAACTGCGCTGAGGATTTTTTACGGGTTAGACCGATTTTCAGAATATTTGGATTTCTCTTTACTTGCCGTTGATCTGGATTTTTCATTAGGAAAATACCAAGACGCGATCATAAATGAGTTTGCTGCCCTGGGCATGCACGTATCTATTTTTGAAAAACAAAAGACAGTTAACAGCAGCATTAATTCGGCCTTTCTAAAATCGGAAACGATTTGGAAGGAACTGGTGTTGGAAAGTGTCATCCCGCAGAACGGTCTTAAAGAAGTAGCCAATATCAAGATCAAAATAGAAGTGGATAAAAAGCCTCCATTGGGGTTTTCTACCGAGGAAAAGCTATTGCTCAAGCCTTTTTCGTTTTACGTAAAGTGCCTGTCGCTTCCCGATCTTTTTGCGGGCAAGATGCATGCATTGCTTTTTGGAAAATGGGGTACCAATGTAAAAGGACGAGACTGGTATGATTTGGAATGGTATATCAGAAAGGGATATTTTCTTAATCTCGAACATTTTTTACTAAGGGCAATAGATAGTGGCGACTGGAAAAAGGATACCATCGACGAAGCGGAGTTCAGAAAATTATTGAGTGAAAAAATTGATAGTGTTAAAATGGAGTTTGTCAAGGCGGACTTCTCCAGATTTATAAAAGATCAAAAGCTAATCGAAATATGGTCTCCAAAATATTTCCACGATCTTACCACAAAACTAAAAATCGGTACATCAAATAAGGGCTAA
- a CDS encoding PfkB family carbohydrate kinase, with product MSLIIIGSVAFDAIETPFGKTDKIVGGAATYASLAASYFYNKTKIVAVVGDDFPKTDIDTFTQHGIDTEGLQIKAGEKSFFWSGKYHNDMNSRDTLITELNVLENFDPVIPENYQNCEYLMLGNLTPQVQQTVIKRLEKRPKLIVMDTMNFWMDIMMDDLLETIKLVDVLTINDAEARQLSGEYSLVKAAKKILEMGPKYLIIKKGEHGALLFHEDQIFSAPALPLAEVFDPTGAGDTFAGGFIGYLAKVGTINFANMKNAIIYGSALASFCVEKFGTEKLLNLSDEEIAARIQEFVSLSAFTIEI from the coding sequence ATGAGCTTGATAATCATAGGTTCTGTAGCTTTCGATGCTATTGAAACTCCGTTTGGTAAAACAGATAAAATTGTTGGTGGTGCCGCAACCTACGCTAGTTTAGCCGCTTCATACTTCTACAACAAAACAAAAATTGTTGCCGTTGTTGGAGATGATTTCCCAAAAACCGACATCGACACCTTTACCCAACACGGAATTGATACCGAAGGTTTACAAATTAAGGCTGGCGAAAAATCGTTCTTCTGGTCGGGAAAATACCATAACGATATGAACAGTCGCGACACCTTAATCACAGAGTTGAATGTATTGGAAAACTTCGATCCCGTTATCCCTGAGAATTATCAAAATTGCGAATACTTAATGCTGGGCAACCTAACGCCACAAGTGCAGCAAACCGTTATTAAGCGCCTCGAAAAACGCCCAAAACTAATTGTGATGGACACCATGAACTTTTGGATGGACATTATGATGGACGATTTGCTGGAAACCATTAAATTGGTGGATGTTTTGACCATTAACGATGCCGAAGCCCGTCAATTATCGGGAGAATATTCTTTGGTTAAGGCCGCAAAAAAGATCCTCGAAATGGGCCCAAAATATTTGATCATTAAAAAGGGCGAGCATGGTGCGCTATTGTTTCACGAGGACCAGATCTTCTCTGCCCCTGCCCTGCCATTAGCAGAGGTTTTTGATCCAACGGGCGCTGGCGACACTTTTGCGGGTGGCTTTATCGGTTACCTGGCTAAAGTAGGAACAATTAACTTTGCGAACATGAAAAACGCCATCATTTATGGCTCGGCACTGGCCTCGTTTTGCGTAGAAAAATTTGGTACCGAAAAACTATTAAACTTAAGCGACGAGGAAATTGCAGCAAGGATTCAAGAATTTGTAAGTCTGAGCGCCTTTACTATCGAAATTTAG
- a CDS encoding type IV toxin-antitoxin system AbiEi family antitoxin domain-containing protein translates to MEIQTALRQFSNQPLTHQLLVSLLSDYIRPNDKILSLKADGLIEPVKKGLYVTGRSLGTERPENALLANHILGPSYLSMESALAHYGLIPEKVFAVTSITTKASRKFHTSLGLFTYTSLPLPYYAFGLATIALSEDQQAIVATPEKALCDKIATTAGITLRSQSAARDYVFGNLRMEEEDVAKFDLDAISSWLENAPKKESLEMLIKMIEKI, encoded by the coding sequence ATGGAAATCCAAACAGCACTGAGGCAGTTTTCTAATCAACCGCTTACTCACCAACTTCTGGTTAGTCTTCTGAGCGATTATATACGACCAAATGATAAAATATTGTCTTTAAAAGCAGATGGTCTGATCGAACCTGTTAAAAAAGGCCTTTATGTCACGGGTCGATCTCTTGGCACTGAGCGACCTGAAAACGCACTGCTTGCCAACCATATACTTGGCCCAAGTTACTTATCAATGGAAAGCGCACTTGCTCATTACGGACTAATTCCAGAAAAGGTTTTTGCCGTTACGTCAATAACAACGAAGGCCTCTAGGAAATTTCACACCTCCCTTGGGTTATTCACTTACACGAGTTTGCCATTGCCTTATTATGCCTTTGGTTTGGCCACTATTGCACTGTCTGAAGACCAGCAGGCTATCGTAGCGACTCCGGAAAAGGCGTTATGCGATAAAATAGCCACAACGGCGGGCATAACCTTAAGAAGCCAGTCGGCTGCAAGGGACTATGTTTTTGGAAACTTGAGAATGGAGGAGGAGGATGTAGCCAAGTTTGATCTTGATGCAATATCGAGCTGGCTGGAAAATGCACCAAAAAAAGAGAGCTTGGAAATGTTAATTAAAATGATCGAAAAAATATGA